A stretch of DNA from Juglans microcarpa x Juglans regia isolate MS1-56 chromosome 5D, Jm3101_v1.0, whole genome shotgun sequence:
AGTGAACATGACATATTACTTATTCTTTCTGTACGTTGAAACATAGAATTATAGGGCTAGAAGAGTACAAGAACTCAGCTTTTCAGCAAAGGAAAAATGTGGACAGAATAGTCATCCTTTTTCCTTTAAaggtaaaagatattttattaatgctAATGGAGGAATCAGTGaaacccaagtacataggatgtataaaagagaaaacgCCAAGTTAAGATTAAGAAATAGacacaaggaaatcatggaaattGAGCCCAATAAAATCTATAGTTATTACCCAAAGGAACAATGCATTGAAAAAGAAGCTTTAAAGTTCTTCTAGTGTTCGTTCCATGTGCTTTAACTTTCTAAGAAAAAATGGTGATCAACAgtcaaaacaaactaaaaaacagaatgtaaaaaataacgaAATGACTTTTAATCCCCacattaaaatcatttttttttataggtaaacccCCACATTAAAATCATACAGTAGACTAACCAACCAAGATTCCAATGAAACGAAGAACCAATAATATCAATCCcactttaaacaaaaaattcataGCTACTaaagaaatgaaacaaaattgtGGGAAACTGAAATTTTTAACAAAGGaaaattctttaatttttttcttttttcattccattttattaattatatgctGCCTTTTCTCGAACCAAAGTTATATGCAGATTTATCTGCTAAAAGAGctcaattttgttttattgaaATTCTATTTAGCTTATATAAtagatgataaattttaaatcgtttagtatagaataattATTCAAATCTTACGAACTACGAAAGATTTTGATACAAAGGGCCATTTCAAGTTTAAATTAGATAGACAGAAGCCAAGACCATGCACATTGCAACATCACTATATGTTGCCATACATTACCATGGGGTGAATGCATAAAATACCAGAGACCTATTTTTTCTTCCcagattttttcaataattttttttttttatatttcaaacaCATAAATACTTGGTGGCACCACTCTATGTCCcaaattctattattacttatcaaaaaaaaaaaaaatgtcccaaGTTCTATTATCATTACATAGTCACATTATCATTTCGTTTATGGCAGATTGACTTGGGCATTTGCTTTTCTAGAATGGAAGTTAAATCTCAGtaaaacaaaacagaacctaGTGCTAGAAAAAAATCCGAAAATGTGTGGTAAAACCAAGTATTGATACAAAGAACAACTTAATTGCTCACTGGTTGAAGGGGATGTCTTTAAAACTGCCACTTCTATGTCTACGAGAACAAAAAACAGATAGCAACTGACTGCTCCATATTTGGAGCACAGAAACTTGCTTTTGGTGGGAAGAAACAGAGCTCCAAATAAGAGTGAGAATGCTGCACGAGTTTATGTGTGGGGTTTTTATAACACTAAATGGTTTTGCAGAGTTCAAAAACTTGATAGAATTAATTCTAAATCGGTTATCGCCTGTAGTTTATGTTGCTTTTGTTGAGTCcactttgatatatttttagtatCGGTTATCTCCTATAATATAAGATACtatgaacttataaaaaaaatatataagatacTATGAACTTCTCCCTTCCAAGCAATGAGATACTATTCATCAAGCAGAACTCACCAACCTCCCATAGATGTGGATTGTTACAGTTACCAATTGGACCATATTTTGGATGCTAGTGTACTTTGTTGTAATAAGATCAAACTAATATTGAAATTCGAAGGAAACAATCACTTCTGGATTGTAATCAGGTTTGCTTGGATATAGATATTAGGTTCTACGTTCAACAACCAATAGAAGAACAATGTCCACAGACATAAATTGAGGTGAAGGTTTTAGCCTCATTGTGGTGGTTATATGGTGTTGCTTTGACTTTCTATCTCCTCCTAACCAAACAAAATGTACTCTCTCCAAGTACAAATCTCCTATCTCCAAGTGCAAATCTACCAAACAGAGAAAAtaacgaaagaaagaaagacaacaaTACCTATTTTCTTCGGAATCCGGAAGTATGGATAGAAACTTCCCTGGCACGGTTAGCCCCGCCCACATACAGAACACTAGCCCAAGAAGCAGCTCAGCAACCACCTGCACTCCAAAGAAACCTCCCAGATTCGTAAAAACACGAAAACTCcgcacaaaacaaaaaaagggttAAAGAATCTCTTTCAAGTTGCTCTGGGACAATTAGGAATTCATTATCGGTAGACACGAAGTAATAAACTTAGGGTTTATCAGGACCACCCTacttaaatgataaaagaaaagtcAACAATACTCACGTTCATCGGCGGTCCTGAAAACTCTTCCTCCGTAATCTTCAACAAACCCCTATCTGCAACCACAATCAAATCTATCAGAAAAATAGCAAAACATGAAATCCAACACCCAGAAAACTAACCTTTTACTTTCATagaatttaaatgcataaaaattactattaagCAGGTAGGTATGCTTTTGCgtatgtatatgcatatatcTTGAGGTGTTTACATTGGATGGTCGAATAAGCAGCATGAGCGAGAATCAGGACTCCAAAGACGCCAACGACGAACCCCGGACCCATTTCAACTGAGACGCTTTCGGTGATTTTCTCCGAACTCCGCGGGGAACAGCTCCGGGATCGATTATGGCGAAGATGGAGGGTGCGCGTATGATGCGCATGTATAATCTATATATTCCCGTACAAGAACAAATCGAAGAACGATGTCGTTTCTTTTTGTATACGTGTCTCGGAGACAAAGACCGTTTTGACCATTTTCAAactgttctttattttatttttaaactcaCCGTTTCGCACGTCTAACacgtttatttttctttaaactttTTACCTTTTACCTATTctacttcaaatttaatttatctttactTATTTATctatccataataataataatgtttaaGGCGAGTTTTGCCACCAACTAAACTCGATCGCTAACCTATGACAAGAAAATATGATGGCATGATATGTCTAGTATTTCTGATATCTAAGTTAGAGATCTATATATATTGCCTTATAATGAAGGGTTAGAAAATTACCTTAGACTACTAATGTTAGCCCTTTATATAGATGTGGATTATCGTTGATAAGGATAGTTCCATAATTTCCTTGAGTCTAGAAGACTCCAttatcaaatttcttaaatttgcTTCAAGGAGAAAAAGATTAATATATCGAGAATAAATATCGCAAATATCTCATTCTTTCTTTAagagtagattttttttattggcgaTAGTTACCATATTAATCTCATTAGATGGTGCGATCTCAAGGTGTCAAGCGTATGAGCGTATGGTGCGTCGCAGCCCTCTAATTTATTG
This window harbors:
- the LOC121266241 gene encoding membrane magnesium transporter; protein product: MGPGFVVGVFGVLILAHAAYSTIQYRGLLKITEEEFSGPPMNVVAELLLGLVFCMWAGLTVPGKFLSILPDSEENRIVSLPANLDFMSFNHRGKVFPMELDVKLKL